In Francisella hispaniensis FSC454, a genomic segment contains:
- a CDS encoding symmetrical bis(5'-nucleosyl)-tetraphosphatase, whose protein sequence is MATYVIGDVQGCYDELQLLLQKIDFDVQKDRLVFAGDIINKGPKSLETINFIMSLGDSAQVILGNHEILFLAVSYNYLPSSNKNTFNDIIKAENLKEIQDWLCNQNLLIRIDDIFITHAGIPHIWSPKKAMKRANEVEFVLKNQTTRRLLLANLFNNEVDKWDKELEGIERWLCILNYFTRMRSIDKNGRLNLKFSSTIDQIPENFKPWFKLKHKKFVDKYKIIFGHWAAIKGETKDSNVIALDTGCVFGGKLSCYCIETEKKYAVKALKSYKDI, encoded by the coding sequence ATGGCTACATATGTTATCGGTGACGTACAAGGCTGTTACGATGAGCTACAGTTATTACTACAAAAGATAGATTTTGATGTACAAAAAGACAGACTTGTTTTTGCTGGAGATATTATCAATAAAGGTCCTAAATCTCTTGAAACTATTAATTTTATAATGTCTTTGGGAGATTCTGCGCAGGTTATCTTAGGGAATCATGAGATATTGTTTTTAGCGGTTAGTTATAATTATTTACCGTCAAGTAATAAAAACACTTTTAATGATATTATTAAAGCAGAAAATCTAAAAGAGATCCAAGACTGGTTGTGCAATCAAAACCTCTTGATAAGAATTGATGATATTTTCATAACTCATGCAGGAATTCCACATATTTGGTCACCTAAAAAAGCGATGAAAAGAGCAAATGAAGTTGAGTTTGTGTTAAAAAACCAAACAACTCGAAGACTTTTATTAGCAAATCTTTTTAATAACGAGGTTGATAAATGGGATAAAGAGCTAGAGGGGATTGAAAGATGGTTGTGCATTCTTAATTATTTTACACGAATGAGAAGTATTGATAAAAATGGTCGTTTGAATCTTAAATTTAGTTCAACTATCGATCAGATACCTGAGAACTTTAAACCATGGTTTAAATTAAAACATAAGAAATTTGTGGATAAATATAAGATAATCTTTGGGCATTGGGCAGCTATCAAAGGTGAGACAAAAGATAGTAATGTAATAGCTTTAGACACAGGATGTGTATTTGGTGGTAAGCTTAGTTGCTATTGTATTGAGACAGAAAAAAAATATGCAGTCAAAGCACTTAAAAGCTATAAGGATATTTAG
- the rsmA gene encoding 16S rRNA (adenine(1518)-N(6)/adenine(1519)-N(6))-dimethyltransferase RsmA — protein sequence MQYKTKAKKSLGQNFLQDENIIRKIVQLANIKKDDMVVEIGPGLGALTRYLLSSSNNVSVIEFDASVIDTLITNCQKYGTPRIYNQDFLKFDISSLENLSNQKIKLIGNLPYNISSPILFKVIKDSDKIVDAHFMLQKEVVERIVSLPNSKSYGRLSVILQYHFDCSMILKIPPEVFYPQPKVDSAILRLKPKNNKALLKNYDFFGEIVKQSFAQRRKTLHNNLKYMLKERKIDPNTLPVDTNLRAENLSVGDFVSLANFLS from the coding sequence ATGCAATATAAGACAAAAGCAAAGAAATCACTAGGACAAAATTTTCTCCAAGATGAAAATATAATTCGTAAGATTGTTCAGCTAGCTAATATAAAAAAAGATGATATGGTTGTCGAGATTGGACCAGGATTAGGTGCTCTGACAAGATATTTGCTTTCTAGTAGTAATAATGTCAGCGTTATTGAGTTTGATGCGAGCGTTATAGATACGCTAATAACAAATTGCCAAAAATATGGAACTCCACGTATATATAATCAAGACTTTTTAAAATTTGATATTTCTTCTCTAGAGAATTTATCAAATCAAAAAATAAAATTAATAGGTAATCTCCCTTATAACATATCTTCACCAATTCTTTTTAAGGTAATCAAAGACAGTGATAAAATAGTTGATGCACATTTTATGCTACAAAAAGAAGTTGTTGAAAGAATAGTTTCTTTACCTAATAGTAAATCATATGGAAGGTTATCAGTGATATTACAGTATCATTTTGATTGTAGTATGATTTTAAAGATTCCACCAGAAGTTTTTTATCCACAACCTAAGGTTGATTCAGCTATTCTACGTCTTAAGCCTAAAAATAATAAAGCATTACTAAAAAACTATGATTTTTTTGGAGAAATTGTCAAACAAAGCTTTGCGCAACGTAGAAAAACTTTGCATAATAACTTAAAGTATATGTTAAAAGAGCGAAAAATTGATCCGAACACACTTCCTGTAGATACTAATCTTAGAGCAGAGAATTTAAGTGTTGGAGATTTTGTCAGCTTAGCAAACTTTTTAAGTTAA
- the aroQ gene encoding type II 3-dehydroquinate dehydratase encodes MDILVINGPNLNLLGIRQPKFYGHKTLADINDNLLEIAQKNNVSIDFYQSNHEGQIVDKIQQTVAKVIIINPAAFTHTSVAIRDAFLAINKPFIEIHLSNIYNREEFRTKSFLSDIAYGCIFGFGPNGYTLALIEAINYINMKGE; translated from the coding sequence ATGGATATTTTAGTTATAAATGGACCAAATCTTAATTTATTGGGTATTAGACAACCGAAGTTTTATGGTCATAAAACTTTAGCTGATATTAATGATAATTTATTAGAAATTGCTCAAAAAAATAACGTAAGTATAGACTTCTATCAGAGTAATCATGAGGGGCAAATAGTTGACAAAATACAGCAGACCGTTGCGAAAGTTATCATTATAAATCCAGCAGCTTTCACACATACAAGTGTGGCAATAAGAGATGCTTTTTTAGCTATAAATAAGCCTTTTATTGAAATACATTTGTCTAATATATATAATAGGGAAGAATTTAGGACTAAATCGTTTCTATCAGATATAGCTTATGGATGTATATTTGGGTTTGGGCCAAATGGTTACACATTAGCTTTAATAGAAGCAATAAATTATATAAATATGAAAGGAGAGTAG
- a CDS encoding mechanosensitive ion channel family protein, with protein sequence MNLLNNILLRVENYSTTYILLIDFVICLVFSVIISLLGSLLVIKHKDTIRYSFVKSFKLTLYLVIWSYFIKTCVDLPVIVHLPDYKEVIVSYSDKIFDFCIYLAIIISLFRFLYKSKNIVIEKKKAQTKDGYDDFRDINAIFKALELGAIVVSVILILAAFRVPLTALGAFSGVALAGLTLSQSTLLTNLFGGLFVVFNRKYSEGDIISSEINSTIKFSGTIKKIGTLTTRVDNSETAPMHIPNSVFLNTCITTTSRRTHRRIVQFITIDYKYIDKIPVIKQKILEILKSHPNIDQNKTLAVSLASGGTNISGKLEGSFGSSGINIQIYAMVNKVFFSDFINVQDEIFINIAKELNDLDIDFAINPVTLHKY encoded by the coding sequence ATGAACCTTTTAAACAATATACTCTTAAGAGTTGAGAACTATTCCACTACATATATACTTTTGATTGACTTTGTTATATGTTTGGTTTTTAGCGTTATTATATCTTTACTAGGAAGCCTTTTAGTAATTAAGCATAAAGATACAATTAGATATTCATTCGTGAAATCATTTAAACTAACCCTTTATTTGGTTATTTGGTCGTATTTTATAAAAACTTGTGTTGACTTACCTGTTATAGTTCATCTGCCTGATTATAAAGAAGTTATAGTATCGTATTCGGATAAAATTTTTGATTTTTGTATTTATTTAGCAATTATTATTAGTTTATTTAGATTTTTATATAAAAGTAAAAATATCGTTATCGAAAAGAAAAAAGCTCAAACAAAAGATGGCTATGATGATTTTAGGGATATTAATGCTATATTTAAAGCTTTAGAGCTTGGAGCTATAGTAGTTTCAGTTATATTGATTTTAGCAGCTTTTCGTGTACCTCTTACTGCTTTAGGAGCTTTCAGTGGAGTAGCTTTGGCTGGTTTAACTCTTTCACAAAGTACTCTTCTTACAAACTTATTTGGTGGTTTGTTTGTAGTATTTAATCGTAAATATTCTGAGGGTGATATTATTTCTTCAGAGATAAATTCAACGATTAAATTTAGTGGTACTATCAAAAAAATTGGTACCTTAACTACTAGAGTTGATAATTCTGAAACAGCACCAATGCATATTCCAAACTCGGTATTTCTTAATACTTGTATAACAACAACATCACGTCGAACTCATAGACGTATAGTACAGTTTATAACTATTGATTATAAATATATTGATAAAATCCCTGTTATCAAACAAAAAATTTTAGAAATACTTAAGTCACATCCAAATATTGATCAAAATAAAACTTTAGCTGTCTCATTAGCATCAGGAGGTACCAATATTTCTGGTAAGCTAGAGGGAAGTTTTGGTAGTAGTGGTATTAATATACAAATTTATGCGATGGTTAATAAAGTTTTCTTTAGTGATTTTATCAATGTTCAGGATGAAATTTTTATAAATATTGCCAAAGAATTAAATGATTTAGATATAGATTTTGCGATAAATCCAGTTACGTTACATAAGTATTAG
- a CDS encoding SurA N-terminal domain-containing protein produces MKKLITIFFLMLMLTSAYSDISSSMFQNAFNSGIDATSPVSMNVSDKKYLVNKTVAIVNSKPITSFELDQEVAKLEAMQPNSTFNADPLQLKRQALQDLISQSVLLQLAERNNITISNQQLDSAIQDIAAKNGVSVESLKLNIEAAGMSFDSYKKRIRDQLMISQLQQQAIAQQVYVSPEEIQKYIKKHQKQFDREMAPVKLYTLKNLIVALPDSKKARQKKIDLFKKLALVVNDGNIDFSEIVKQFSQAPNAVSGGIVSQQVKFDSIPDIYKKYIKELKNHQVSQPFIVNHTLQMIYIDNIDEKAPILSKKVTKYYVYAIEIKLDGSMTEEGAKSSLERAKLAIESGQQFTKVAMKYNQDYDHPNGNFRWVSELDSPPSLPPAAFAQLKQLKENELSEPFQADGRTWMIIKYTKTKEYDAAEQLKEQKALEAIFSEKAQEIYKTWLTSMKDDAYIEILEDDLKTPELY; encoded by the coding sequence ATGAAGAAGCTGATAACAATCTTTTTTTTGATGCTAATGTTAACTAGTGCTTATTCAGATATCTCTTCATCTATGTTTCAAAATGCTTTTAACTCGGGTATTGATGCAACATCTCCGGTATCAATGAATGTATCAGATAAAAAATATCTTGTGAATAAGACAGTAGCGATAGTAAATAGTAAACCAATTACATCTTTTGAGTTAGATCAAGAGGTGGCTAAGTTAGAAGCAATGCAACCAAATTCAACATTTAATGCTGATCCTCTACAACTAAAAAGACAAGCCTTACAAGATTTGATATCTCAAAGCGTTTTACTACAGCTTGCAGAGCGTAATAATATTACAATATCTAATCAACAACTAGATAGTGCCATACAAGATATTGCTGCAAAAAATGGTGTTTCAGTAGAGTCTTTAAAACTTAATATCGAAGCAGCTGGGATGTCTTTTGATAGTTATAAAAAAAGAATAAGAGATCAGTTGATGATAAGTCAACTGCAACAGCAAGCTATAGCTCAACAAGTATATGTCTCACCTGAAGAAATACAAAAGTATATTAAAAAACATCAAAAACAATTTGATAGAGAAATGGCGCCTGTAAAGTTATATACACTTAAAAATCTAATTGTAGCTTTGCCAGACTCTAAAAAAGCACGCCAGAAAAAAATAGATTTGTTTAAAAAACTAGCTCTTGTAGTTAATGATGGTAATATTGATTTTTCTGAAATTGTCAAACAATTTTCCCAGGCACCAAATGCAGTTTCTGGAGGTATAGTTAGCCAACAAGTTAAATTTGATTCAATACCTGATATATATAAAAAATATATCAAAGAACTTAAAAATCATCAAGTATCACAACCATTTATAGTCAATCATACACTTCAAATGATATATATCGATAACATTGATGAAAAAGCACCGATATTAAGTAAAAAAGTAACAAAATATTATGTTTATGCAATAGAAATTAAACTTGATGGTAGTATGACTGAGGAAGGTGCAAAGAGTTCTCTTGAAAGAGCAAAACTTGCTATTGAGAGTGGTCAACAATTTACTAAAGTTGCGATGAAATATAATCAAGATTATGATCATCCAAATGGTAATTTTAGATGGGTATCAGAGCTTGATAGTCCACCATCATTACCACCTGCTGCGTTTGCGCAACTTAAGCAATTAAAAGAAAATGAATTATCAGAGCCTTTTCAAGCTGATGGTAGAACTTGGATGATTATCAAATATACCAAAACTAAAGAATATGATGCTGCTGAGCAGCTTAAAGAACAAAAAGCTCTAGAGGCAATATTTTCTGAAAAAGCTCAAGAAATTTATAAAACTTGGCTAACATCGATGAAAGACGATGCATATATCGAAATACTTGAAGATGATTTAAAAACACCTGAACTTTACTAA
- a CDS encoding LPS-assembly protein LptD: MLKGIYKYLLMCFGTVLLTVQGNAARIMSNNPIKEDWQCKVVDGEWNCKRAKKPKSVFSKELTTAQKEKALADDLAWVKKPSYFVGGYYSNDSQFTKALCESKKTDLSYEKSEFDNDGTLIASGNVQVLQCDQELYGNNAIINLNSDNSAIRSLVMAGDVIVKQPSTGIVIRTTELDADMNDGTYSTGEAYFRLAREMPKTRIYDKEHFSGYLRGYAKTFKKESSGDIILSDGYITSGDPYDNAWKITGNNIDIDTNTHMAYVKNGYFEIQDIPVMYIPYFSHPIDDRRRSGFLSPGFVQNANSGWGVSVPYYFNLAPNYDLMLQSVIWSQRGIMENGTFRYMTKYFQGQFEGSLVPYDFQTKKMRGSFTLSTTGQYENINTNFKYEYVSDQNYYNDFSAGNVNLVTKTLLDREFDLTYTNDYVDSGLTVLDYGVVNPLLTVDNTPYAKLPEVKVNLTSDGYTPDYVTLSAQTLNTFFYKSAGPANTNPGAPQGTNVNAFRAYESPKIKFNLNQTWGYLNPSLEVPIRYYQLNTKPTDTIQFANSNVTSVLPIFNIDAGAYFDKDYTNENGTYTSTLHPRLFYTYIPYQDQTDIPLFDTSLQNEQYMQMFQVNRFTGYDRINNANQLTYALEASTTRNDDGTTLASAKIGQMAYFADRKVNLCQGNSACPNPGLMDAFSTDTFSPIMSSFEFQVMKNIYLSAQVNYRVKQENVDYQVYQLSYKDENENIFNVSYNNIANNWNSLTQQQIIDGEKPQPQETITLSTVLNITDHWGIAALWNYNFQQKQIANMFAGIQYNAKSWAVRALWQKTAYTNQDPNNPTLLGPLVNTYMFEFELKGLGGVGNTSDISSRLQQINGYQVGEWGDGI, translated from the coding sequence ATGTTAAAGGGGATTTATAAGTATCTACTGATGTGTTTTGGCACTGTATTGCTTACAGTGCAAGGAAATGCTGCGCGGATAATGAGCAATAACCCTATTAAAGAAGATTGGCAATGTAAAGTTGTTGATGGTGAGTGGAATTGTAAACGGGCGAAGAAGCCAAAGAGTGTTTTTAGTAAAGAGCTTACCACTGCTCAGAAAGAAAAGGCTCTTGCTGATGATCTAGCTTGGGTTAAGAAACCATCATATTTTGTTGGTGGATACTATAGTAATGATAGTCAGTTTACCAAAGCGCTATGCGAGTCTAAAAAGACAGATCTTAGTTATGAGAAGTCTGAGTTTGACAATGATGGTACATTAATAGCATCTGGGAATGTTCAGGTGCTTCAGTGTGATCAGGAATTGTATGGTAATAATGCGATAATAAATTTAAATAGTGATAATAGCGCTATAAGATCATTGGTGATGGCTGGAGATGTTATCGTTAAGCAACCATCAACGGGTATAGTTATTCGTACCACAGAGTTGGATGCGGATATGAACGATGGTACTTATAGTACTGGCGAAGCTTATTTCAGATTGGCGCGTGAGATGCCAAAAACTAGAATATATGATAAAGAACATTTTAGTGGTTACTTACGTGGATATGCTAAAACATTCAAGAAAGAGTCATCAGGAGATATAATACTTTCTGATGGATATATTACTTCGGGTGATCCGTATGATAATGCTTGGAAAATTACTGGTAATAATATAGATATTGATACCAACACTCATATGGCGTATGTCAAAAATGGTTATTTTGAGATTCAAGATATTCCAGTAATGTACATACCATATTTTTCACATCCAATAGATGATAGAAGAAGATCTGGTTTCTTATCCCCAGGTTTTGTACAAAATGCTAATTCTGGTTGGGGAGTATCTGTACCTTATTATTTTAACCTTGCGCCTAATTATGATCTGATGTTACAAAGTGTGATATGGTCTCAAAGAGGTATTATGGAAAATGGTACTTTCCGTTACATGACTAAATATTTTCAAGGCCAGTTTGAGGGCTCATTAGTTCCTTATGATTTTCAAACGAAAAAAATGCGCGGCTCTTTTACTTTATCAACTACAGGTCAGTATGAAAATATAAATACAAATTTTAAGTATGAATACGTTAGCGACCAAAATTATTACAATGATTTCTCAGCAGGAAATGTTAATTTAGTTACTAAGACATTACTTGATAGAGAATTCGATCTAACCTATACTAATGACTATGTTGATTCTGGATTGACAGTATTAGACTATGGTGTAGTAAATCCTCTGTTAACTGTTGATAATACTCCTTATGCTAAGCTTCCAGAGGTTAAAGTAAATCTTACATCAGATGGCTATACGCCAGATTATGTGACTTTAAGTGCTCAAACTCTTAATACGTTTTTTTATAAATCTGCTGGGCCTGCTAATACTAATCCTGGTGCTCCTCAAGGAACGAACGTTAATGCATTTAGAGCATATGAATCCCCTAAAATAAAGTTCAATCTTAATCAAACATGGGGGTATTTAAATCCTTCACTAGAAGTGCCTATTCGTTATTATCAGTTAAATACTAAACCTACGGATACAATACAATTTGCTAATAGTAATGTTACTAGCGTATTGCCAATATTTAATATCGATGCTGGTGCATATTTTGATAAAGATTATACTAATGAAAACGGGACATATACATCAACCTTACATCCTAGACTCTTCTATACTTATATACCATACCAAGATCAAACAGATATACCACTATTTGATACAAGTTTACAAAATGAGCAATACATGCAGATGTTTCAAGTAAATAGATTTACTGGTTATGACAGAATTAATAATGCTAATCAGTTAACATATGCATTAGAGGCTTCTACAACAAGAAATGATGATGGTACTACTTTAGCTTCTGCAAAAATTGGTCAGATGGCTTATTTTGCTGATAGGAAGGTTAATTTGTGCCAAGGAAATTCTGCGTGTCCAAATCCAGGCTTAATGGATGCTTTTTCAACAGATACTTTCTCACCAATTATGTCATCTTTTGAATTTCAGGTGATGAAAAATATTTACCTTTCAGCTCAAGTAAACTATAGAGTTAAGCAAGAAAACGTCGACTATCAAGTCTATCAATTATCATATAAAGATGAGAATGAAAATATCTTTAATGTTTCGTATAACAATATTGCAAATAACTGGAACTCATTAACTCAGCAACAAATAATTGATGGCGAAAAGCCCCAACCACAAGAAACTATTACTCTTTCTACAGTGTTAAATATTACTGATCATTGGGGTATTGCAGCGCTATGGAACTACAATTTTCAGCAGAAACAAATTGCAAATATGTTTGCAGGTATACAGTATAATGCTAAATCTTGGGCTGTTAGGGCATTATGGCAGAAGACTGCGTATACCAACCAAGATCCTAATAATCCAACACTACTTGGTCCACTAGTTAATACCTATATGTTTGAGTTTGAACTAAAAGGTCTTGGAGGAGTTGGAAACACTAGTGATATATCTTCGCGTCTACAACAAATAAATGGTTACCAAGTAGGGGAGTGGGGAGACGGTATATAA
- a CDS encoding helix-turn-helix domain-containing protein, with amino-acid sequence MHSFQSFLKSVRDSRELKRETIADAINLSVETIQLIEEADNDELLLNSSSVLKNQIRRYCEYLEIPEKKIVSILNKIDILYYKKSRYGKLKFFDYINRFAILIITVTIIVLVIQHIRNNIDTVTPENSKAAIIYTPINYDIDNPEQQQPSVASSNTNNLKASDDTNLIDDTTSSKASQLTAATAINAPAIDTSAVASKTLVAHPPTIANINNVVIDDKTNETDETAPQQSE; translated from the coding sequence ATGCATAGTTTTCAATCTTTTCTTAAAAGTGTTAGAGATTCTCGGGAGCTTAAACGAGAAACTATCGCTGATGCTATTAATCTATCAGTAGAGACTATACAACTTATAGAAGAAGCTGACAATGATGAATTATTATTAAACTCTAGTAGTGTACTTAAGAATCAAATTAGAAGATATTGTGAATATCTAGAGATCCCTGAGAAAAAAATAGTATCGATACTTAATAAAATTGATATCCTTTATTATAAGAAATCACGTTATGGCAAACTAAAGTTTTTTGATTATATTAATAGATTTGCGATACTGATAATAACAGTAACTATAATTGTTTTAGTAATTCAACACATTAGAAACAATATAGATACTGTAACTCCAGAAAATTCAAAAGCTGCTATCATATATACTCCAATAAATTATGATATTGATAATCCTGAGCAACAGCAGCCATCTGTAGCATCTTCAAATACTAATAATTTGAAGGCGAGTGATGATACAAATCTTATTGATGATACAACTTCTAGTAAAGCTAGTCAGCTAACAGCAGCTACAGCAATTAACGCTCCTGCTATAGATACTTCGGCAGTTGCTTCAAAAACATTAGTAGCTCATCCACCAACTATTGCAAATATCAATAATGTCGTGATTGATGATAAAACTAATGAAACTGATGAAACAGCACCACAGCAATCAGAATGA
- the accB gene encoding acetyl-CoA carboxylase biotin carboxyl carrier protein produces the protein MDLLKAIDRVAEILNSSDIKEIRVKDGGSSIFMTKNNTATITSVVSAAPVANNVAPAATTSTAITAPKAPAEAAADEIHGEEIKSPMVGTFYGASSPDAAPYVKEGQEVKKGDVLCIIEAMKIMNKIEAERAGKIIKVIAKDGEPVQFDQPLFIIE, from the coding sequence ATGGATTTACTAAAAGCGATTGATAGAGTGGCTGAAATTCTTAACTCAAGTGATATAAAGGAAATCAGAGTTAAAGATGGTGGTTCAAGCATCTTTATGACAAAAAATAATACAGCAACTATTACAAGTGTAGTTTCTGCAGCACCAGTGGCTAATAATGTTGCTCCAGCAGCAACTACTAGTACTGCAATAACAGCTCCTAAAGCTCCAGCAGAAGCTGCGGCTGATGAGATACATGGTGAGGAAATTAAGTCTCCGATGGTAGGGACTTTCTATGGTGCATCTTCACCAGATGCTGCTCCTTATGTTAAAGAAGGTCAAGAAGTTAAAAAAGGTGATGTATTATGTATCATCGAAGCGATGAAAATCATGAATAAGATTGAAGCAGAAAGAGCGGGTAAAATTATCAAAGTCATAGCTAAAGATGGTGAGCCTGTTCAGTTTGATCAACCTTTATTTATTATTGAATAA
- the accC gene encoding acetyl-CoA carboxylase biotin carboxylase subunit: protein MIKKVLIANRGEIALRILRACRELGIKTVAVYSTADANLMHVKLADEAVCIGPPAPNLSYLNIQAIITAAEITNADAIHPGYGFLSENAKFAKAVEESGFIFIGPRAESIEIMGDKVEAIKYMKKAGVPCVPGSGGPLGSDEKKNLEIADKIGYPVIIKAAGGGGGRGMSIVRKKEDLISAISLTKSEARIAFNNDMVYMEKFLENPRHIEIQVFGDGEGNAVYLFERDCSTQRRHQKVIEEAPAIGLSDEERKRIGEQCVSACKILKYRGAGTFEFLYENGEFYFIEMNTRIQVEHPVTESITSTDLIKEQIRVANGEGLSWKQEDIAIVGHAIECRINAEDPERMIPSPGKIDMYHPPAGPRVRVDSHIYSGYVVPPNYDSMIAKVIVRGHNRETALQKMRAALEEMVINGIKTNIPLHQEILNNEDFIKGGTNIHFLEKFLEQKNKAK from the coding sequence ATGATTAAAAAAGTACTGATTGCCAATAGAGGTGAAATAGCTCTTAGAATTTTAAGAGCTTGTAGAGAGTTGGGAATTAAGACAGTTGCTGTGTATTCTACAGCTGATGCTAACCTTATGCATGTCAAGCTAGCTGATGAAGCAGTATGTATAGGTCCTCCTGCTCCTAATCTTAGTTATCTAAATATTCAAGCTATTATAACTGCCGCTGAAATTACTAATGCTGATGCGATACATCCAGGTTATGGTTTCTTATCAGAAAATGCAAAATTTGCTAAGGCTGTTGAGGAAAGTGGCTTTATATTTATCGGTCCGCGTGCAGAGAGCATAGAGATTATGGGCGATAAAGTTGAAGCTATCAAATACATGAAAAAAGCTGGTGTTCCATGCGTACCAGGCTCAGGTGGTCCATTAGGCAGTGATGAAAAGAAAAACCTAGAAATTGCTGATAAAATTGGCTATCCAGTTATCATTAAAGCTGCTGGTGGCGGTGGTGGTCGCGGAATGAGTATCGTTAGAAAGAAAGAGGATCTTATTAGTGCTATTTCTCTAACAAAGAGTGAAGCAAGAATAGCTTTCAATAACGATATGGTTTATATGGAAAAATTCTTAGAAAACCCTCGCCACATTGAAATTCAAGTTTTTGGTGATGGTGAAGGTAATGCCGTATATCTATTTGAGAGAGATTGCTCTACTCAAAGAAGACACCAAAAAGTTATTGAAGAAGCTCCAGCGATTGGTCTTTCTGATGAGGAAAGAAAGCGTATTGGTGAGCAGTGTGTTAGCGCATGTAAGATACTAAAATATCGTGGTGCTGGTACTTTTGAATTCCTATATGAGAATGGTGAATTCTATTTTATTGAGATGAATACTAGAATTCAGGTAGAGCACCCTGTTACTGAGTCAATAACTTCTACAGATCTTATCAAGGAGCAAATCAGAGTTGCTAACGGTGAAGGTCTAAGTTGGAAGCAAGAAGATATTGCTATAGTGGGTCATGCAATTGAGTGTAGAATAAACGCGGAAGATCCTGAAAGAATGATTCCTTCACCTGGTAAGATCGATATGTATCATCCGCCAGCAGGACCTAGAGTGCGTGTGGACTCACATATATACTCAGGTTATGTTGTTCCGCCAAATTATGACTCAATGATAGCTAAAGTTATCGTACGTGGACATAATAGAGAAACAGCATTACAGAAAATGCGTGCAGCTTTAGAAGAAATGGTGATTAATGGTATTAAGACAAACATACCTCTTCATCAAGAAATTCTAAATAATGAAGATTTTATTAAGGGTGGAACTAATATCCATTTCTTAGAGAAATTCTTAGAACAAAAAAACAAAGCTAAATAA